One Echinicola strongylocentroti DNA window includes the following coding sequences:
- a CDS encoding polysaccharide lyase family 8 super-sandwich domain-containing protein, whose translation MKYIRLLAIVVLGCCIQLQGFAQSDFDVIMERIFADYQQSPSTTNLDSQVASVRASMDIDGSWPDINYADQSQTNWQPVKHYERVSVLAKAYSRTESSYYGDSTLLADITTAMEYWLGLSPVPYSTNWWFLSIKVPKDIGNILIALRTTPVGIDSTLESSMIEWMDKGVSMTVSPGKDGSNLTDIGQHYIMRACLTEDSGLMQHAVTETGNSIKISAGEGIKRDNSYMAHGAQLYIYGYGREYVSGIRNIAVNITGTSYAYPPEKVAIFSDFVRNGFIKTSRGAYADFNAFGRSITRSGVGRADVNLIEQVKNVDLPQYHASYDTVIARMRAQESPDYGVTPEHLHYWQSDYTIHHRPDYMVGLRNVSTRTVKSEMGNGENIKGHFLTDGATYIAVDGDEYFGVYPVWDWNKIPGATTPAITSFTPRSSWGSNPGKTNFVGGVSDGQYGASVYDMDDYNTKAKKAWFFFDEAVICLGAAINATAPEAINTTINQALLEGSVVADTGSGGATLTSGSHAFSDNLNWAWHNDVGYVFPEGGQVKLNNQSQSGSWSSINQTQSSAQVTEEVFKLWFEHGTTPVNDSYAYILLPGATQQATANFGTNEVEILVNSDTVQAARHSGLDMVQAVFYRSGSYLLDSIKVNVSKPCVLLLKGGSTSTLHVTAADPTQGNSGVLRVGIETTALGEMKMVDLSLPEGDLAGSSVSGEINQSSPAFEQLVEPQVLGAVADAYVRDGSYAGTNYPTGNLVVKKDGSGYHRESFLKFNTTNLSSQLDSVKLRLWVNNANTTVTDTNWEIHHVSDDTWQEAGITWNNMPVKDSLLGQIPGVPAGQFVELDVTGAVLGSLSGDGAFSVNISGTFQGSKTDAQFASREHADPARRPVLVIYKTEIAGGEEGSLPVVADTFVQRADANGDASDKNYGTAGYLVAQNGGYDREIYLKFALSDLTAPVQQATIQLYSMRSASATSWELYGVTDASWEEGVGNWQGNSAEGLTWNTRPTSGALLQTIPGSAQEGPVEFDITGYLQQVAPQQDTVAFKVVSTASGVYTSFASGENSDGSRYPKIQYVLEPEVVAEELKPSPKNKVLLFPNPLEGMGTVTSERLIRQVVIRQRTGEVVLEKQDVNGYEYELDLTGMKNGLYYVVIIGDDYTEVRKAIKRK comes from the coding sequence ATGAAATATATAAGACTTTTAGCCATTGTAGTATTGGGCTGCTGTATTCAGTTGCAGGGATTTGCCCAGAGTGATTTTGATGTCATAATGGAACGGATCTTTGCTGATTATCAGCAGTCGCCTTCCACGACGAACCTGGACAGCCAGGTGGCTTCAGTACGTGCCAGTATGGACATTGACGGGAGTTGGCCGGATATTAATTATGCTGATCAGTCCCAGACCAATTGGCAGCCTGTAAAGCATTATGAACGGGTAAGTGTGTTGGCCAAGGCCTATTCGAGGACAGAGAGCAGTTACTACGGGGACTCCACTTTATTGGCAGATATTACCACTGCCATGGAGTATTGGCTGGGGCTTAGTCCAGTTCCCTACAGTACCAACTGGTGGTTCCTCAGTATCAAGGTGCCCAAGGATATTGGGAACATCCTTATTGCGCTAAGAACTACCCCGGTGGGTATTGACTCGACATTGGAAAGCAGTATGATCGAATGGATGGACAAAGGTGTTTCCATGACCGTTTCCCCCGGAAAGGATGGTTCCAATCTTACGGACATTGGGCAGCACTATATCATGCGAGCTTGCCTGACCGAAGACAGTGGCCTGATGCAGCATGCCGTGACCGAAACGGGCAATTCGATCAAAATCAGTGCAGGTGAAGGCATCAAGCGGGACAATTCCTATATGGCGCACGGAGCGCAGCTTTACATCTATGGATATGGAAGGGAGTATGTGTCGGGGATCAGAAACATCGCAGTGAACATAACGGGTACTTCCTATGCCTATCCTCCAGAAAAAGTAGCCATATTTTCGGATTTTGTCAGGAATGGATTCATCAAGACTTCCCGTGGTGCATATGCCGATTTTAATGCCTTTGGGAGAAGCATTACCCGCTCAGGTGTAGGGCGTGCGGATGTGAACCTGATCGAGCAGGTCAAGAATGTTGATTTGCCCCAGTACCACGCCAGCTACGATACGGTCATTGCTAGGATGCGGGCGCAAGAAAGCCCTGATTATGGAGTGACGCCAGAGCATTTACATTATTGGCAGTCAGATTATACCATACACCACCGTCCTGACTATATGGTGGGGCTGCGCAATGTCTCCACTCGGACCGTAAAGTCTGAAATGGGCAATGGTGAAAATATTAAGGGGCACTTTTTAACAGACGGAGCCACTTATATTGCGGTAGATGGTGATGAATATTTTGGGGTTTACCCTGTTTGGGACTGGAACAAAATCCCCGGTGCCACTACTCCTGCGATCACTTCTTTTACGCCGAGGTCATCATGGGGCAGCAATCCAGGGAAAACCAATTTTGTAGGAGGAGTGTCCGATGGCCAATATGGAGCCTCGGTCTATGATATGGATGATTACAATACCAAAGCCAAAAAAGCATGGTTCTTTTTTGACGAGGCAGTAATTTGTTTGGGAGCGGCGATCAATGCTACTGCGCCAGAGGCGATCAACACGACCATTAACCAAGCCCTATTGGAAGGAAGTGTGGTGGCCGATACTGGTAGTGGGGGAGCTACATTGACTTCTGGGAGCCATGCTTTTTCAGATAACCTCAATTGGGCATGGCACAATGACGTCGGCTATGTGTTTCCTGAAGGAGGCCAAGTGAAACTAAACAACCAAAGCCAATCAGGCAGCTGGAGCAGTATAAACCAAACACAGTCTTCCGCCCAAGTGACCGAAGAGGTGTTCAAATTGTGGTTTGAACACGGGACCACTCCCGTAAACGACAGCTATGCTTATATCTTACTGCCCGGAGCCACGCAACAGGCAACCGCCAACTTTGGTACCAATGAAGTGGAGATTTTGGTCAATTCAGATACCGTCCAAGCGGCCAGGCATAGTGGGTTGGATATGGTGCAGGCGGTTTTTTATCGTTCAGGGAGTTATCTTCTGGACAGTATAAAGGTCAATGTGAGTAAACCATGCGTATTGTTGCTCAAAGGAGGCAGTACCTCTACGCTTCATGTGACCGCGGCAGACCCAACCCAGGGGAATTCCGGTGTGCTGAGGGTCGGAATAGAAACTACTGCATTGGGCGAAATGAAAATGGTGGACCTCTCCTTGCCCGAAGGGGATCTCGCAGGGAGCAGCGTGTCAGGAGAAATCAACCAAAGTTCACCGGCATTTGAACAACTGGTGGAGCCGCAGGTGCTTGGAGCAGTGGCCGATGCCTATGTGCGGGACGGTAGCTATGCAGGCACCAACTACCCCACAGGAAATCTGGTGGTAAAAAAGGACGGTTCAGGGTATCACCGAGAAAGTTTCCTTAAATTTAACACGACTAATTTGAGCAGTCAGTTGGACAGTGTGAAGCTTCGGCTGTGGGTAAACAATGCCAATACGACCGTGACGGATACCAATTGGGAAATCCATCATGTGTCAGATGATACCTGGCAGGAGGCGGGCATTACGTGGAATAATATGCCTGTGAAGGATAGTCTGCTCGGTCAGATCCCCGGTGTTCCCGCAGGGCAGTTTGTGGAGCTGGACGTGACGGGTGCAGTTTTGGGAAGTTTGTCTGGAGATGGGGCTTTTTCGGTCAATATCTCCGGTACCTTTCAAGGCAGCAAAACCGATGCGCAGTTTGCTTCAAGGGAACATGCCGATCCAGCGCGTCGTCCCGTTTTGGTGATCTACAAAACCGAAATTGCAGGAGGCGAAGAGGGGAGTCTGCCAGTAGTAGCAGATACCTTTGTCCAGAGGGCTGATGCCAATGGTGACGCCAGTGATAAAAACTATGGAACCGCAGGATATCTCGTAGCCCAAAATGGAGGCTATGACCGGGAGATTTACCTTAAGTTTGCGCTATCCGATCTCACCGCTCCCGTACAGCAGGCAACGATCCAGCTGTATAGTATGCGGTCAGCGAGTGCCACGTCTTGGGAGCTGTACGGTGTGACGGACGCGAGTTGGGAAGAAGGAGTGGGCAATTGGCAGGGAAATAGCGCCGAAGGCCTTACTTGGAATACTAGGCCTACTTCAGGTGCCTTGCTCCAGACCATCCCAGGAAGTGCACAAGAAGGGCCAGTGGAATTTGATATTACGGGCTACCTGCAGCAAGTGGCGCCCCAACAGGATACAGTAGCATTTAAAGTGGTGTCCACGGCCTCTGGAGTCTACACTTCGTTTGCCTCAGGAGAGAACAGTGATGGCAGCCGATATCCGAAAATCCAATATGTGTTGGAGCCTGAGGTCGTTGCTGAAGAGCTAAAGCCAAGCCCTAAAAACAAGGTGTTGCTTTTCCCCAATCCATTGGAAGGAATGGGGACCGTGACTTCTGAGCGGCTCATTCGTCAGGTGGTGATCAGGCAGCGGACAGGAGAGGTCGTTCTAGAAAAGCAAGATGTCAATGGCTATGAGTATGAGCTGGACCTGACCGGGATGAAAAATGGCCTGTACTATGTCGTCATCATAGGTGATGATTATACCGAAGTACGAAAGGCCATAAAAAGAAAATAA
- a CDS encoding heparinase II/III domain-containing protein, protein MKSNVIFTGRGIALCCLLIGVIFGVSAQQKRDLLTKEINQSGDFSSWAMDPQAIFSDRAAVHEQLVQLPKEIQGQLVKEGNKAMEYEWPAIPVSAYMDFVRNGNRTRMQSYQNQRTKALKSLVLAELLVQDGTYLDAIMDGVWAMCEQSTWVLSAHLSAQEDKSGMPDVEEPVIDLGAGEVANLLSWIHFYFRNDFETISPLLARRIKIELEERIISPYLARDDFWWMGFDSSFVNNWNPWCNYNVLLTASLVENDQERLRQVVEKSARSVDQFINYYKADGACEEGPAYWDHAAGKMLEYLELLKTLSKGQVDVGQASVIQNMGNYIREVHIADDYYVNFADASARLKAHPGIIFRYGQYISDERLKGFAADVAQKEDLDQWLLKGSLDRTIHNLMEYRKLESQKAYQEKAPYFWYPETEVAGGRGDDGLFFAAKGGHNNESHNHNDVGTFVLYYQGNPVFIDVGVETYSAKTFSKDRYDIWTMQSDFHNLPQINGVPQQNGNDFKASSVDFSEGKRFIRFGVEISHAYDESAASEFWNRNYELDRKKGAFTIADQFSLDKRVAGSEVHFMSLYRPEKSAEGMVTITLPNGQEMIVHYPADKLSLTIEEWPVEDPRLLQVWEQEVVYRLVFGQVGEQLKDKWEIEVTTP, encoded by the coding sequence ATGAAAAGTAACGTGATTTTTACTGGACGAGGAATAGCTTTGTGCTGTTTGTTGATAGGGGTGATTTTTGGGGTGTCAGCACAGCAAAAACGGGATTTATTGACGAAGGAAATAAACCAATCAGGAGATTTCTCTTCTTGGGCAATGGATCCACAGGCAATTTTTTCTGATAGAGCCGCTGTTCACGAGCAGCTCGTTCAGCTTCCGAAAGAGATCCAAGGTCAGTTGGTGAAGGAAGGCAATAAAGCCATGGAATATGAATGGCCCGCTATACCGGTGTCGGCATATATGGATTTTGTACGCAATGGAAATCGCACCAGGATGCAGTCTTACCAAAACCAGCGGACAAAAGCACTGAAGAGTTTGGTGCTGGCCGAACTGCTGGTACAAGATGGAACTTACCTTGATGCCATCATGGATGGAGTTTGGGCCATGTGCGAACAATCCACGTGGGTGTTGTCTGCCCATTTGAGCGCTCAGGAGGATAAGTCTGGGATGCCCGATGTGGAGGAACCCGTCATTGATTTGGGCGCAGGGGAAGTGGCCAATCTGCTTTCTTGGATCCATTTTTATTTTAGGAATGATTTTGAAACCATTTCGCCGCTATTGGCCAGAAGAATAAAGATTGAACTGGAGGAACGGATCATCAGTCCCTATTTGGCCAGAGACGATTTTTGGTGGATGGGTTTTGATTCTTCTTTTGTCAATAACTGGAATCCTTGGTGCAACTATAACGTCCTGCTGACGGCTTCTCTGGTGGAGAATGACCAAGAACGACTTCGGCAGGTGGTAGAGAAGAGTGCACGCTCGGTGGACCAATTTATCAATTATTACAAGGCTGATGGTGCCTGTGAAGAGGGACCAGCTTATTGGGACCATGCTGCCGGAAAAATGCTGGAATACCTGGAGCTGCTCAAGACACTGTCAAAGGGACAAGTAGATGTAGGACAAGCTTCAGTGATCCAGAACATGGGGAATTATATTAGGGAAGTCCATATAGCAGATGACTATTACGTGAATTTTGCGGATGCGTCAGCTAGGCTAAAGGCGCATCCAGGGATTATATTTCGATACGGTCAGTATATTTCGGATGAACGACTGAAGGGATTTGCTGCCGATGTGGCCCAGAAGGAGGATTTGGATCAATGGCTGCTGAAGGGAAGCTTGGATCGCACGATTCATAATCTTATGGAGTACCGGAAGCTGGAATCCCAAAAAGCCTATCAAGAGAAAGCGCCTTACTTTTGGTATCCGGAGACAGAAGTCGCTGGAGGGCGGGGTGATGATGGGTTGTTTTTTGCCGCAAAAGGTGGCCACAATAATGAAAGCCATAACCATAATGATGTGGGGACATTTGTGCTTTATTATCAAGGGAACCCAGTTTTTATCGATGTAGGAGTAGAAACGTACTCGGCCAAAACCTTTAGCAAAGATCGCTATGATATCTGGACCATGCAGTCGGATTTTCATAACCTTCCCCAGATCAACGGCGTGCCGCAGCAAAATGGCAATGACTTTAAGGCATCATCGGTGGATTTTTCCGAAGGGAAGCGATTCATTCGTTTTGGTGTGGAGATAAGCCATGCCTATGATGAGTCGGCGGCGAGTGAATTTTGGAATAGGAATTATGAGTTGGACAGGAAAAAAGGAGCATTTACGATTGCGGACCAGTTTTCATTGGATAAGAGGGTGGCCGGGTCTGAGGTGCATTTTATGAGCCTTTACCGTCCAGAAAAATCAGCAGAAGGGATGGTCACCATCACATTGCCCAATGGCCAGGAGATGATAGTGCATTATCCTGCAGATAAGCTGTCGTTAACCATCGAGGAATGGCCTGTAGAGGATCCTCGGCTGTTACAGGTTTGGGAGCAGGAGGTGGTTTATCGCTTGGTTTTTGGACAGGTGGGTGAGCAGCTGAAAGATAAATGGGAGATAGAAGTGACCACACCCTAA
- a CDS encoding sulfatase-like hydrolase/transferase: MKLYYSFFFLSLFVITGSIAQEKPNIIVIVSDDAGYADFSFQSDKLTATPNIDRIAHEGAKFTNAYVTASVCSPSRAGLLSGINQPEFGHIYNYIKGVTYSIDQDEYGLPHNVKMIGEYLQPLGYATAAFGKWHEGFAEEFQPQQKGFDHFWGFLWGSNHYHTGKAIDVIDNGRPVDAATIPYMTDAITDEALKFASKNSEKPFFLYMAYNAVHSPLEAKPEHVEMFKGTFPGDPKRDILAAMTYSLDENIGKVFDQLDTMGELENTIIFFINDNGGSKHISANNSPLKGYKGQLYEGGIRVPFAVRWPGKINRETVCHSITSSLDILPSILDAVGYSKRNLEGKSVLELINKPQEQDHRELYWHTSQYNGAVRSGQWKLIVNKGNHELYNLDQDLAEEDDLLESNPQQYQKMKEKYDQWLAQLPHPYFVPTSGKNAWVSGEGD; this comes from the coding sequence ATGAAACTATACTATTCATTCTTTTTCCTTTCTCTATTTGTCATAACTGGCAGCATAGCTCAAGAAAAGCCGAACATCATTGTCATCGTCAGTGATGACGCAGGATACGCTGACTTTAGCTTCCAATCGGATAAACTCACGGCTACGCCAAACATCGACAGGATCGCCCATGAAGGCGCAAAATTCACCAACGCCTATGTCACGGCCAGTGTATGCTCCCCCTCTCGGGCCGGACTGCTTTCCGGTATCAACCAACCCGAGTTTGGCCATATTTATAACTACATCAAAGGCGTGACCTATAGCATTGACCAAGATGAATATGGACTACCTCACAATGTCAAAATGATCGGGGAATACCTTCAGCCATTAGGCTATGCTACCGCAGCATTTGGCAAATGGCATGAAGGTTTTGCCGAAGAATTCCAGCCACAGCAAAAAGGCTTTGACCATTTTTGGGGATTCCTTTGGGGTTCAAACCACTACCATACAGGAAAAGCCATTGATGTCATTGACAATGGAAGACCTGTTGACGCAGCCACCATTCCTTATATGACTGATGCCATCACAGATGAGGCACTGAAGTTCGCTTCCAAAAACAGCGAAAAACCTTTCTTCCTTTACATGGCCTATAACGCCGTACACAGCCCCTTAGAGGCCAAACCTGAACATGTAGAAATGTTCAAAGGCACATTCCCCGGCGATCCTAAAAGGGACATCCTGGCCGCTATGACCTACTCCCTAGATGAAAATATCGGCAAAGTCTTCGATCAGCTGGATACAATGGGCGAGTTGGAAAACACGATTATCTTCTTCATCAATGATAATGGCGGGTCAAAGCACATCAGCGCCAACAACAGTCCCCTGAAAGGCTACAAAGGCCAACTATATGAAGGAGGCATCCGAGTTCCTTTTGCGGTAAGATGGCCCGGAAAGATCAATCGTGAAACCGTCTGCCACTCCATCACCTCAAGTCTCGACATCCTGCCAAGCATCTTGGATGCCGTAGGATATTCCAAAAGAAACCTGGAAGGAAAGTCGGTACTGGAACTTATCAACAAACCTCAGGAACAGGACCATCGTGAGCTGTACTGGCACACCAGCCAATATAATGGTGCCGTCAGATCAGGGCAGTGGAAGCTTATCGTGAACAAGGGCAACCATGAACTCTATAACTTGGACCAAGACCTGGCAGAGGAAGACGACCTGCTGGAAAGCAACCCTCAACAATACCAGAAAATGAAGGAAAAGTACGACCAATGGCTCGCCCAACTCCCCCACCCGTACTTCGTGCCGACATCAGGCAAAAACGCTTGGGTGTCGGGAGAAGGAGACTGA
- a CDS encoding RNA polymerase sigma factor — MRRLIKYKEKELVTLMKEGELAAFDELYYRYAPRVIGFAKSVFHNNDIAEDAVQEVFVKVWEKRGGIDEALNFKSYLFTAVKHQVYNRIRQVKHTVGLEEMAQPVYHEVSGLEELEYKEFEQTALNLIDSLPGVQKQVFKLSRLEGVSHKEIAEKLGVSVRTVEHHCYLATKFLKGQLLQQASVITLTLFSLIFLHN; from the coding sequence ATGAGAAGACTAATAAAATATAAAGAGAAGGAGTTGGTGACTCTGATGAAAGAGGGGGAGTTGGCGGCTTTTGATGAGCTGTATTATCGGTATGCACCACGTGTAATTGGGTTTGCTAAAAGTGTTTTTCATAATAATGATATTGCAGAAGACGCCGTTCAGGAGGTTTTTGTGAAGGTTTGGGAAAAACGTGGTGGTATAGATGAAGCATTGAATTTTAAGAGTTATTTGTTTACTGCTGTAAAACATCAAGTATACAATAGGATAAGGCAGGTGAAGCATACTGTGGGATTAGAGGAAATGGCTCAGCCCGTTTATCATGAAGTTTCCGGTTTGGAAGAATTAGAATACAAAGAGTTCGAACAGACCGCCTTGAACTTGATAGATAGTCTTCCCGGTGTACAAAAGCAGGTGTTTAAGCTGAGTCGGTTGGAGGGGGTCAGCCACAAGGAAATTGCCGAAAAGCTCGGGGTTTCTGTCCGGACGGTAGAACATCACTGTTATTTGGCCACAAAATTCCTAAAAGGACAATTGCTACAACAGGCATCTGTCATCACCCTAACCTTGTTCAGTTTGATTTTTTTGCACAATTAA
- a CDS encoding FecR family protein — MEKELLYKYLAGTASQSEKAAVIDWLETDEGRAQLESLMQEEWGQEPENIEGTELGRLLTGVHQRIGEATPQKKLPKGKGYNWGKGLRIAASVMLVSLLSVLLYKQLNYSAPILPPEITTYTKHAKVGEKLRLRLPDKTFVILNANSTISYTSGFGRGTREVELEGEAFFEITPDKARPFMVRAGDVVVTALGTAFNTENREGNVSVALTEGKVSVENEVEGNEDSVILLPGQMASVDNSVRGELAVAAFDLEDVTAWKEGRIHFKSKPLGEVLDDLQEWYGVDITSERGVNAARKVSGTFNNENLENVLKGLTFSLGFEYEINNEQVILRK, encoded by the coding sequence TTGGAAAAAGAACTTTTATATAAATACCTAGCGGGGACTGCTTCCCAAAGTGAAAAAGCAGCTGTAATCGATTGGCTCGAAACTGATGAGGGAAGAGCGCAATTGGAATCCCTGATGCAAGAAGAGTGGGGACAGGAGCCGGAAAATATTGAGGGGACAGAACTAGGGAGATTGCTTACAGGTGTTCACCAACGAATTGGTGAAGCTACTCCCCAAAAAAAGCTACCCAAGGGAAAGGGGTATAACTGGGGGAAGGGGCTAAGGATAGCTGCATCGGTGATGCTGGTTTCTTTATTGAGTGTGTTGCTTTATAAGCAGCTTAATTACTCTGCTCCCATATTGCCCCCGGAGATCACGACCTACACCAAACATGCCAAGGTAGGGGAGAAACTGAGGTTACGCTTGCCCGATAAGACTTTTGTGATTTTAAATGCCAACTCTACGATAAGTTATACTTCGGGATTTGGCAGAGGAACCCGTGAAGTGGAGCTGGAGGGAGAGGCATTTTTTGAAATTACCCCAGATAAGGCGCGGCCCTTTATGGTGAGGGCAGGAGATGTGGTGGTGACCGCTTTAGGTACGGCTTTTAATACAGAAAATCGAGAAGGCAATGTCTCTGTGGCACTCACAGAAGGAAAGGTAAGTGTGGAAAACGAAGTGGAGGGAAATGAAGATAGTGTCATCCTGCTTCCTGGTCAAATGGCCTCAGTAGATAATAGCGTCAGAGGGGAATTAGCTGTAGCAGCGTTTGACTTGGAGGATGTTACCGCATGGAAAGAAGGTAGAATCCACTTCAAGAGTAAACCGCTCGGGGAGGTTCTCGATGACTTACAGGAGTGGTATGGTGTGGATATCACGTCAGAAAGAGGCGTGAATGCTGCGCGAAAAGTTTCAGGAACTTTTAATAATGAAAACCTCGAAAATGTGCTGAAGGGACTCACCTTTTCCCTTGGCTTCGAATATGAAATTAATAACGAACAAGTGATACTCAGAAAATAA